One window of Ignavibacteriota bacterium genomic DNA carries:
- a CDS encoding T9SS type A sorting domain-containing protein has protein sequence MKSATTFLAVLISLVIIASTGLQSQNKSIRLIDPQGMWRTSLATMDSLTVIIKPEGAYTQISYMINISTDGTQFNSIKDTVEIESYFQLPEGAIVNDSWLWVEDTLVYADLIDRWTASTIYEDIVHRFRRDPSLFFKNSPVNYEFRLFPLAGTTYRKFLISMLIPNSIEDGKFKIEVPDIWFSLVKSPANVGVIFLGDETNTDITYLNLSKTYQFATRSSEFFGNHEYCEIPTNQFIANKNFSYTGDLVEGIHFSKFNTGNDKYFQMAMNTNSLLPEKENVKHIYVFEYVRSMPANAVEYNVNNFISEIAKTYSAGDEINILYTSKVGQIKQISPDWVNMNADGKAYLLSKIDEMQKDVADFPSLPLLVNEAINKINSTEDNKAGIVIYSSSDSFGDLKTANDLINHITAKIKFKTKIYSMDFAHSSKLRTNRINNVNYRGNEYLYFNLARITKGEYLNIWSNSQSIPTMFKSFTKYIFTLPENLNYFITTNEGFAYHFYEVQNSNNTLTLVGKYIGGDDFDIRLTYMLGSEPKFKEIKISKANAKNNMRVPQIWIGNHLKYLESIPNPNNRQISDIIDISMANRVLSRYTAFLALEPWMRDSLFGGNNNQENNDGGGSGTDILEEIEILSNGFEINSYPNPAREIATITLNSPISATINSIEIYDMTGSKIRTLDAPSFAISGEFNLQWELTDEFGNKVPNGTYYIIVQIGMKTFNGKIVVAR, from the coding sequence ATGAAGAGTGCAACTACTTTTTTAGCAGTGCTGATATCTTTAGTGATAATAGCATCAACAGGGCTTCAGAGCCAGAACAAGTCAATACGACTTATTGACCCGCAGGGCATGTGGAGAACATCCCTAGCCACAATGGACAGTCTGACTGTCATTATCAAACCGGAGGGAGCTTACACTCAGATTTCCTACATGATAAACATTTCAACTGATGGCACTCAATTCAATAGCATAAAGGATACAGTAGAAATTGAAAGTTATTTCCAGCTTCCTGAAGGTGCTATCGTAAATGACTCATGGCTCTGGGTGGAGGATACACTCGTTTATGCAGACTTGATTGATCGCTGGACTGCAAGCACAATTTATGAAGATATCGTACATAGATTCAGACGTGACCCATCATTGTTCTTCAAAAATTCACCAGTCAATTATGAATTTCGACTTTTTCCTCTTGCTGGTACAACTTACAGGAAATTTCTAATAAGTATGCTTATTCCTAATTCAATTGAGGATGGAAAATTCAAAATTGAAGTGCCTGATATTTGGTTTTCACTTGTTAAATCCCCTGCAAATGTTGGAGTTATTTTCCTTGGTGATGAGACTAATACAGATATTACTTACCTAAACCTGTCGAAAACATATCAATTTGCCACCCGTAGTAGCGAATTTTTTGGAAATCATGAATACTGCGAAATTCCGACTAACCAGTTCATTGCAAATAAAAATTTCAGCTATACTGGTGATTTAGTTGAAGGAATTCACTTTTCTAAATTTAATACCGGTAATGACAAATATTTCCAAATGGCGATGAATACAAACTCGCTACTTCCGGAAAAAGAAAATGTAAAACATATTTATGTATTTGAATATGTTAGAAGTATGCCTGCTAATGCAGTTGAGTATAATGTAAATAATTTTATCAGCGAAATTGCCAAAACTTACAGCGCCGGAGACGAAATCAACATTCTATATACAAGCAAAGTCGGGCAGATTAAGCAAATAAGTCCGGATTGGGTGAATATGAATGCTGACGGAAAAGCTTACCTTCTCTCCAAAATTGATGAGATGCAGAAAGATGTAGCTGATTTCCCTTCACTGCCTTTATTAGTCAACGAAGCTATAAATAAAATCAATTCAACCGAAGATAATAAGGCAGGAATTGTTATTTATTCTTCGTCTGATTCATTTGGAGACTTAAAGACAGCTAATGATTTAATCAATCATATTACTGCAAAAATTAAATTCAAAACCAAAATTTATTCTATGGATTTTGCTCATTCATCAAAACTTAGAACAAATCGTATAAATAATGTTAATTATCGTGGTAATGAATATCTATATTTCAACTTAGCCCGTATTACAAAGGGTGAATATTTAAATATCTGGTCTAATTCTCAATCTATACCGACAATGTTCAAAAGTTTTACAAAGTATATTTTCACATTACCTGAAAATCTGAATTACTTTATAACAACAAATGAGGGTTTTGCATATCATTTCTATGAAGTTCAGAATAGCAATAACACATTGACACTTGTTGGTAAATACATCGGCGGAGATGATTTCGATATACGTCTGACTTATATGCTCGGGAGCGAACCAAAATTCAAAGAAATCAAAATCTCAAAAGCAAATGCTAAAAATAATATGAGAGTGCCTCAAATTTGGATAGGTAATCATTTGAAATATCTCGAAAGTATTCCAAATCCAAATAATCGCCAAATTAGTGACATCATTGATATTAGCATGGCAAATCGTGTTCTTTCGCGCTACACAGCATTTCTTGCTCTTGAGCCGTGGATGAGAGATTCACTATTCGGTGGCAATAATAATCAGGAAAACAACGACGGTGGTGGTAGTGGTACCGATATATTAGAAGAAATTGAAATTTTATCAAATGGTTTCGAGATAAATTCATATCCTAATCCTGCCAGAGAAATTGCTACTATTACTTTGAATAGTCCAATTTCGGCTACAATTAATTCAATTGAAATTTACGATATGACAGGTTCAAAAATCAGAACTCTTGACGCTCCAAGCTTTGCTATTTCAGGCGAGTTTAATCTACAATGGGAGCTGACAGATGAATTTGGCAATAAAGTTCCAAACGGAACTTACTATATAATAGTTCAAATTGGAATGAAAACATTTAATGGAAAAATTGTTGTCGCAAGATAA
- a CDS encoding insulinase family protein yields MNINRKDIPYNYSGILLNIPEIEYSTFGNIKIYKYQDNSQPLVNFKVNFKNGAAADNIPGVANYTMSMLQSGTKNLSAGEVSEKFESLGASYFFNAYWDESSAGFSAMENFFEPCFDTIVECIFNPAFDDAEISRQRDRISAGIMHNSADPNYIAQVAFNKGIYRNHPYGNPRTGGLSDVAQITKKDIVDFYDLLISKSEISIIITGNFDNDYIDKLIESKFQGVMNNSGQINIPDYVASNLVNVIAGKDDAMQTNLRIGRQSIDRKNPDYPAFQVVNTIFGGYFLSRLNHVLRETKGLTYGIHSYLDMRQHGNVFTISTSINAEKTLESIKDIFEISMNMSIEKLEKSEIERSIEFMTGSFARSLETPKQITGIIQTLDSFELDTDFLRKFYRDLRLLTIDEIFEVQKKYFSDTNYMIAATGNADFLSTAISEFGEFEILEIS; encoded by the coding sequence ATGAATATCAATAGAAAAGACATACCTTATAATTATTCAGGAATCCTTCTTAACATTCCGGAAATAGAATATTCCACTTTCGGCAATATCAAAATTTACAAATATCAGGACAACTCTCAACCATTAGTTAACTTTAAAGTTAATTTTAAAAACGGAGCTGCTGCCGATAATATCCCGGGCGTAGCAAATTATACTATGTCAATGCTTCAAAGTGGTACGAAGAATCTTAGTGCCGGTGAAGTATCCGAAAAATTCGAATCTCTTGGTGCATCTTACTTTTTCAATGCTTACTGGGATGAATCTTCAGCCGGATTTTCTGCTATGGAGAATTTCTTTGAACCTTGCTTCGATACTATTGTAGAATGTATTTTCAATCCTGCATTTGATGATGCTGAAATATCACGGCAGAGGGACAGAATATCAGCAGGAATAATGCATAATTCTGCTGACCCGAATTATATTGCTCAGGTTGCTTTTAACAAAGGTATTTATCGTAATCATCCGTATGGCAATCCAAGAACAGGCGGGCTTTCGGATGTTGCACAAATTACGAAAAAGGATATTGTTGATTTTTATGATTTACTTATTAGCAAATCTGAAATCAGCATAATTATTACCGGTAATTTTGATAACGATTACATAGATAAGCTGATTGAATCTAAGTTTCAAGGTGTTATGAATAATTCCGGTCAAATTAATATACCTGATTATGTAGCATCAAATTTAGTGAATGTGATAGCCGGCAAAGATGATGCTATGCAGACTAATTTAAGAATTGGTAGGCAAAGCATTGATAGAAAGAATCCAGATTATCCGGCATTTCAGGTTGTTAATACAATATTTGGCGGATATTTTTTATCCAGACTTAATCATGTGCTGAGAGAAACAAAAGGGCTGACTTACGGCATACATTCCTATCTTGATATGAGACAACATGGTAATGTCTTTACAATTTCAACAAGCATAAATGCTGAGAAAACGCTGGAATCAATTAAAGATATTTTCGAAATATCCATGAATATGTCAATAGAAAAGCTCGAGAAATCTGAAATTGAGCGAAGTATTGAGTTTATGACGGGTTCATTTGCCCGCTCACTTGAGACCCCAAAACAAATAACCGGAATAATTCAGACTCTTGACAGTTTTGAACTTGATACTGATTTTCTTAGGAAATTTTATCGCGATTTACGTTTACTTACAATTGATGAAATATTTGAAGTACAGAAAAAGTATTTCTCAGACACAAATTATATGATTGCAGCTACAGGAAATGCTGATTTTCTTAGCACAGCGATAAGTGAATTTGGTGAATTTGAAATACTCGAAATTAGTTAA
- a CDS encoding glycoside hydrolase family 3 protein, with protein MRKSDSNFNPLIKLFAIFSGILFMIVSCDDPNRPQDSERDLDLMIGQMLMIGFRGVDVDETSPIVNDIRAGRVGGVILFDKDVALGYAQRNIVSPEQVEKLNSKLQSYSGTYKLLIAVDQEGGRVARLKTDYGFLQTVTQQYLGTLNNPDTTKFYADRTAETLNNARFNVNFAPVVDLNVNPNSPAIGALERSFSREPHIVISNSEILIKSQKQKKVLSCLKHFPGHGSASADSHLGFTDITNSWSEEELVPYRELIKRNEINMIMTAHVFNSKLDSVYPATLSGSIISGILRGQLGFDGVVVSDDMNMKAISEHYGLEYALEMSIKAGVDVIVFGNNLIYDDEIASKAVNIIKDLVYSGKISKERIKQSYKRIVLLKSKI; from the coding sequence ATGAGAAAGTCAGATTCAAATTTTAATCCGCTAATAAAACTTTTTGCCATATTTTCAGGCATTTTATTTATGATCGTTTCTTGTGATGACCCTAACAGACCACAGGACAGTGAGCGAGACCTTGATTTGATGATTGGTCAGATGCTTATGATTGGTTTTCGTGGAGTTGATGTTGATGAAACTTCCCCAATTGTTAATGACATTCGTGCCGGAAGAGTCGGAGGAGTAATCCTCTTCGATAAAGATGTCGCTCTTGGCTACGCTCAAAGAAATATAGTTTCACCTGAGCAGGTTGAAAAACTTAATTCCAAACTTCAATCTTATTCAGGTACATATAAATTATTAATCGCCGTTGATCAAGAAGGTGGGAGGGTTGCCAGACTTAAGACTGATTATGGTTTTTTACAGACTGTAACTCAACAGTATCTCGGAACTTTAAATAATCCCGATACTACAAAATTCTATGCCGACAGGACTGCAGAAACTCTTAATAATGCACGCTTCAATGTGAATTTTGCTCCTGTTGTTGATTTGAATGTAAATCCAAATAGCCCTGCTATTGGAGCTTTAGAAAGGAGTTTTTCAAGAGAGCCACATATTGTGATCTCGAATTCTGAAATTTTGATTAAATCGCAAAAGCAAAAAAAAGTACTTTCCTGTTTGAAGCATTTTCCAGGGCATGGCAGTGCATCAGCTGATTCACATCTGGGATTCACAGATATTACCAATTCTTGGAGTGAAGAAGAATTAGTTCCTTATCGTGAATTAATCAAGCGTAATGAAATCAATATGATAATGACCGCACACGTATTTAATTCTAAACTCGACAGTGTTTATCCGGCAACTTTATCGGGCAGTATAATTAGTGGCATTCTACGAGGGCAGCTTGGTTTTGATGGTGTTGTAGTGTCTGATGATATGAATATGAAGGCAATTTCTGAGCATTACGGTCTTGAGTATGCTCTCGAAATGTCAATTAAAGCCGGTGTTGATGTAATTGTGTTTGGCAATAATTTGATTTATGACGATGAGATTGCTTCAAAAGCAGTAAACATTATCAAAGACTTAGTTTATTCGGGAAAGATTTCTAAAGAAAGAATCAAACAATCATACAAAAGAATTGTACTTTTAAAAAGTAAAATCTAA
- the murB gene encoding UDP-N-acetylmuramate dehydrogenase, giving the protein MQIFENYSLKKKNSFGLNSIAKRYIAIESRDDFTKLRDYIDIDNYILLGGGSNVVLPEFIDGTVVEILIDEISYTENSDSSRIIKVDAGVVWDIFVRKSIEIGAYGFENLAAIPGKVGAAPIQNIGAYGIEQAKYFESLEAFDLKTGVVINMVNNDCEFAYRNSFFKKNKHDLIITSVTYKFADWKPVVNYKDVTEELKNYNSGEISPHLIYELITKIRSRKLPNPEIEGNAGSFFKNPVLPVSEYHSLIASYPDLTGNPDGENIKISAAKLIEKAEWKGKGLNDDSRIIVSPRHSLVLINLGGGTYKEIFDLSAAIIEDVKNKFGISLEREVNIIPS; this is encoded by the coding sequence ATGCAAATATTTGAAAATTATTCGTTAAAAAAGAAAAATTCATTTGGCTTGAATTCTATTGCTAAACGCTATATTGCAATAGAAAGCAGAGATGATTTTACAAAGTTGAGAGATTATATTGATATTGATAACTACATTTTACTTGGGGGAGGCTCTAATGTCGTTCTTCCTGAATTTATTGATGGAACTGTTGTCGAAATTTTGATTGATGAAATTTCATATACTGAGAATAGTGATAGTTCAAGAATTATAAAAGTTGATGCAGGAGTAGTTTGGGATATTTTTGTTCGTAAGTCAATAGAAATTGGTGCTTATGGCTTTGAAAATCTTGCGGCTATTCCCGGGAAAGTAGGTGCTGCTCCTATTCAAAATATTGGTGCTTATGGTATCGAGCAGGCAAAATATTTCGAATCCCTTGAAGCTTTTGACCTGAAAACAGGTGTTGTTATTAATATGGTTAATAATGACTGTGAATTTGCTTATAGAAACTCATTTTTTAAGAAGAATAAGCATGATCTAATCATAACCTCTGTAACCTATAAGTTTGCAGATTGGAAACCGGTTGTAAATTATAAAGATGTTACCGAAGAGCTAAAAAATTATAATTCAGGCGAGATATCCCCTCATTTGATATATGAATTAATAACTAAAATCCGCAGCAGGAAGCTCCCAAACCCTGAAATTGAAGGTAATGCAGGCAGTTTCTTTAAGAATCCTGTATTGCCGGTTTCTGAGTATCATTCGCTTATTGCAAGTTACCCTGATTTGACAGGCAATCCTGATGGAGAAAACATCAAAATATCTGCTGCCAAACTAATCGAGAAAGCCGAGTGGAAGGGTAAAGGTCTTAATGATGATAGTCGGATAATAGTATCACCTCGGCACTCTCTTGTTTTAATAAATTTGGGCGGTGGAACTTATAAGGAAATTTTCGATTTGTCTGCTGCAATAATTGAAGATGTTAAAAATAAATTCGGAATTTCACTCGAAAGAGAAGTCAATATAATTCCATCATAA
- the pth gene encoding aminoacyl-tRNA hydrolase has product MLKNIFRLIIGKSNPEFEMLGENKFEWLIVGLGNPGPRYEKTRHNIGWMVLDFIAEKFACEFKHSMYINSFTLNIHEHHLAFVKPNIFMNNSGEPVKRLADRYQIPTERVLVISDELNFPLGKLHLRSGGSDGGHNGVASVIDKLETTNFLRLRCGIGNEFETGDMIDYVLGEFTPEQQNDLEKMIKNAAECVEYLIDYGPSKAMQAVNSGALFENRI; this is encoded by the coding sequence ATGCTAAAAAATATTTTTAGATTAATCATAGGAAAAAGTAACCCGGAGTTTGAGATGCTTGGTGAGAATAAATTTGAATGGCTTATTGTCGGACTCGGAAATCCCGGTCCACGTTATGAGAAAACCCGTCATAACATTGGTTGGATGGTTCTTGATTTTATAGCTGAAAAATTTGCTTGCGAATTCAAGCACAGCATGTATATTAATTCCTTTACTTTGAATATACACGAACATCATCTTGCATTTGTTAAGCCAAATATTTTCATGAATAACTCAGGTGAGCCTGTAAAAAGACTTGCTGATCGTTATCAAATCCCGACTGAGCGTGTATTAGTTATCAGTGATGAGTTGAATTTTCCGCTTGGTAAGTTACATCTTAGATCAGGTGGCTCTGATGGAGGTCATAATGGAGTTGCATCTGTAATTGATAAACTGGAGACTACTAACTTTTTGAGATTAAGGTGCGGCATAGGTAATGAATTTGAAACCGGTGACATGATTGATTATGTTTTGGGCGAATTCACACCTGAACAGCAAAACGACTTGGAAAAAATGATTAAAAATGCTGCAGAATGTGTTGAATACTTGATTGATTACGGTCCCTCGAAAGCAATGCAGGCAGTTAATTCCGGTGCTTTATTTGAGAATCGAATCTAA
- a CDS encoding VWA domain-containing protein — MNTYNLGISGSWLILILLMLAALLFTIFIYIRTNPDVSRGKKTLLAGLRSVALVLLIFSLFEPVFTGLKSSVILPKVAVLLDNSISMSLEDAAGDRKEKYLKSISNSKIDKLSEDEANFTLFGDNYRNIDVFKLDSLGFNENSTNISDAIRSIFNKKSDDNIRAVALFTDGSFNSGSNPLYISEELGLPVFTICIGDTTEPKDISIQTIILNDIAYIDNPVPVNINIKSVGFQDEILKLSIFDNNQLLDSREILSGDELFESTIYHTYIPKEAGNRKISVRIDAKDGEITEKNNSLSEYVKVLKNKRKVSLFAGAPSPDLSFIKQYLMTLPGIEISEFVQSSGSSFFKTPSETDIADTELFILIGFPVSSTPDNILDRISKELSNGKPIFLITSLNTDFNKLKKLEDNLPFNTASSRPVEFGITADFTAKAITSPIMRVEGTDDDISKWRNLPPVLRTETFVRPKPESEIIATFKVNNVPLNEPFIITRNVNSRKSVAIIGYSLFRWKLLGYAAEVSKGRTDQFDGFTKLIENSIRWLSVSELSKRVAITTTKKNYTKGEKVEFKGQVYDASYLPVDNAEISLKITGVEETRDLTMISIGNGRYIANLEGLSAGEFSFDAVVNRSSNKLGSDNGRFSIGETEIEYRNLKSDVNLLRAISEITGGKLYYNENTEKLISDIKSLKNFKEKPLTKRNDFALWSYPWLLVIAIFLFAVEWTIRKRSGML; from the coding sequence AAAGAGTTCTGTAATACTGCCTAAAGTGGCAGTACTTTTGGATAATTCAATTTCAATGTCTTTGGAAGATGCAGCAGGCGACAGGAAGGAAAAATATCTAAAATCAATCTCAAACAGCAAAATTGACAAACTCTCCGAAGATGAAGCAAATTTTACATTATTTGGCGACAATTATAGAAATATTGATGTATTTAAGCTCGACTCTCTTGGATTTAATGAAAACAGTACAAATATATCTGATGCTATTCGTAGCATTTTCAATAAAAAAAGTGATGATAATATCAGAGCTGTAGCTCTTTTTACCGATGGTTCTTTCAATAGTGGCAGCAATCCGCTTTACATATCAGAAGAGTTGGGTTTGCCGGTTTTTACAATATGTATTGGAGATACAACTGAACCGAAAGATATTTCAATACAAACCATAATTCTGAATGATATTGCATATATTGATAATCCTGTTCCTGTTAATATCAACATCAAATCCGTTGGCTTTCAAGATGAAATTTTAAAATTATCAATTTTTGATAATAATCAATTACTTGATTCCCGTGAAATTTTGAGCGGTGATGAGTTATTTGAAAGTACTATTTATCATACATATATACCTAAAGAAGCAGGAAACAGAAAAATTTCAGTTAGAATTGATGCTAAAGATGGAGAAATTACCGAGAAAAATAATTCTCTTAGTGAATATGTAAAAGTTCTAAAAAACAAGCGTAAAGTTTCACTCTTTGCTGGAGCTCCAAGTCCTGATTTGTCCTTCATAAAGCAATATTTGATGACTCTTCCGGGTATTGAAATAAGTGAGTTCGTCCAAAGTTCGGGCTCTTCATTTTTCAAAACACCATCTGAAACAGATATTGCCGATACCGAACTTTTTATTTTAATAGGTTTTCCTGTAAGCTCAACTCCAGACAATATTTTAGACAGAATATCAAAAGAACTTTCGAATGGTAAGCCAATATTTCTCATAACATCATTAAATACTGATTTCAATAAGCTGAAGAAACTTGAAGATAATCTCCCCTTCAATACCGCATCATCACGCCCCGTAGAATTTGGTATAACTGCTGATTTCACAGCAAAAGCAATAACCAGCCCAATAATGAGAGTCGAAGGTACTGATGATGATATTTCAAAATGGAGAAATCTGCCGCCTGTTCTTCGCACAGAAACTTTTGTCAGACCTAAGCCCGAGAGTGAGATTATAGCTACTTTTAAAGTGAATAATGTGCCACTTAATGAACCATTCATTATTACACGCAATGTCAACTCCAGGAAATCTGTCGCTATTATTGGCTATAGTCTTTTCCGCTGGAAACTTCTCGGCTATGCGGCTGAAGTCTCAAAAGGAAGGACAGACCAGTTTGACGGATTCACCAAGTTAATTGAAAATTCAATAAGATGGCTTTCAGTCAGCGAACTGAGTAAAAGAGTAGCCATAACAACAACAAAGAAAAATTATACTAAAGGTGAAAAAGTTGAGTTTAAAGGTCAGGTTTATGATGCATCATACTTACCGGTTGATAATGCCGAAATAAGCTTGAAAATCACAGGTGTAGAAGAAACACGGGATTTGACTATGATTTCTATTGGCAATGGCAGATATATCGCTAATCTCGAGGGATTGTCAGCAGGAGAGTTCAGTTTTGATGCAGTTGTAAATCGTTCATCAAACAAATTAGGCTCTGATAATGGCAGGTTCTCAATTGGCGAAACTGAAATTGAATATAGAAATCTCAAATCTGACGTGAATTTATTAAGAGCAATTTCCGAAATCACAGGCGGTAAACTATATTATAACGAAAATACTGAAAAACTGATTAGTGACATTAAATCACTTAAAAATTTCAAAGAAAAACCTCTTACTAAAAGAAATGATTTTGCACTATGGAGCTATCCATGGCTTTTGGTAATAGCGATTTTCTTGTTTGCAGTCGAATGGACAATACGAAAGCGAAGCGGTATGCTATAA